ATTTCAATCCAGTAACTTATTTTTATCCCACATTGTTCCAATGTATAACTAACTTGTTGGATACTCAGGCACGGTCCATACTAGAACTGGCTAAACGTGACTTCGAGAATCTGAGGCATGAAGGGGATGATGGTGAACTGCGACCGAAAGTTGTAAGAAGAGGAAGGCCACCAAGCAAACACCTGAAAAAGCCTCCTATTAGTACTTCTGTTGATCGCACTGTTCCTGAGATCTCCTCAGGTGCAGCTCTTGCAACTTTAGAAGAACCCACAAATGGTTCTGGACCGTCTGGTGCCGGGTCTGGACCGTCTGGTACCTATAATTTAAGAAGAGCGCCCGCGTCATATAAGTTTCATACAACGGATGGCTCCTCCCACCGTTCACGAAATGGGGAAAATTACTCTGAGTGGTTGGCTGACTGGAATGATGAATTTCCAGGTGCATAAATAGCAACTTTTACTTCTATTTAGTTTCCAAATAGTCTTGTTTAACCTCTGGCCACGTTCATGGTTTATGTTTATTTCACAATATGCACCAATGATGGTTTATCGTATGTTAATCTATCTTTAAGACTTCTCTTTATATGGATTTTGTACTGTATTTAAATTGGGGGTAGTACATCTTTAGAGTCGTCCTTGCAGATGTGTAACCTTGTTGTTTTTGAATTATTGTCTTCTATTCTCCGTGCAGCGTCCATTTTGAGAGCCGACATGAAGTATGGGAAGAGACTGGTTTTGATTGACGAGACCAGGCGTGAGACCTACAAGCAGTTTCACCCTTCAACGTTTTGCCGCGAGCCATCTTTATTGTCTGATCTTAATGGAGATACAAAACAGTTAATGCCGGTACGACTGATTTTATATGTacatcttattattattattttaatagtgTGGTATTGTGTATTTTGGATTACATTTTTGTCATGATGCTTTAGCAACCCTTGTTTACACTTCACATCTTTTAGGACTAAATCTTCTTCTTAGTGTAGGAAGTATAGTTCTGTTTTTCCTGTACCTGCCAGTAAATTACAATgcttatatattaaataatatattgCCGACTGATTGTTAAAAACTTATCTTATCTGCAACTCAGGTAGGGCTGCATATGGAGCATAGTTATGCAAGAAGCCTGGCTCGTTTTGCAGCAGATCTCGGGCCAGTTGCATGGAAAATTGCATCGAAAAAGCTTGAAAGTGTTTTGCCCCCGGGAGTGAAGTTTGGACCTGGTTATGTAGGAGAAAATGAAGCATCAGCACCATCACCTTTTTTCTCATTTGATAAACATCAATCTTCATCTAGTTTAGCGTGTGATGGAAATAAAAGCAGACCAGTCACTCCTCCTACATCAGTTGTGAATATAGTGACGACCTCTGGATTTCAAGACAAAGACAACTTGGTAGAAATAGACAGGAAGATAAGTTCCCAGAATAATATGGCTGTACAGCAGGGTACACCAGTTTCAGGAATAAAACCTGGAGGTCCTGGACAGAGCTTCCATACTCCGAATAAAATTGCATTTCAAGCTGAGAGGAATGGCTTTAACAGTGTTTTTGGGTACAACTTCCCATCCCAAATGGGATTGGTGAGACCAGGCATGCTAGCTGCACATTCTGGTCCAGAAGAAGCACAGTTACCAAGCATGGCCCCTATATGTGACTCAACATCTACTCCTATCACTTCAGCAAACCATGTTGATTTAGCAGAACAGAAAGGTTCAGAGGATGTGAGGACATCACATTCGGGGTTTTCACCGGCCCCAAAAATAGAATCCGACCAATACACTGTAGCTGAAGGGAAACCATCGTGGCAAGCAGTAACCTCACACTCAAGACAGTATTCTCAACCAGTACAGCCTGACCTTAATGTTCAACTCCAAGCACCGAGCTCACCAAGTTCCGGCTTGAAAATTGGATCGCCCCAGCAGCCCGATCTTGCGTTGCAGCTGTGACATGTATGAGCATGTCTCAAAGCTGCTCTTTAAAAGAAAAATGACATGCAGAATCCCCAGCTTTACCTTAAATTTCACAACATTGGTAAGTGGCAGGCATAGTGCTGCCGCAGATTGTAGGGAGAGAAGAAATTCTCTATAGATTGTAGACATTTTTAGGTGTAATACTAGGAATGTTTTCTGTAACATTTGTTATAACTTGTTAAATtatagaaagaaaaaaaagacATTGCATGATATTTTGTTTCTTCCTACTATTTTATGGAAAATGCCAGGTACCCGAAATATTTCGGGTGTGAGTAATTTGTAACTTTTCCCGTAATATTATGGGATTACGGGATCCGTGTGTATAAAAGTTAGGAGAAACTATTTGGGGTACGTAGCAGGCTAGTGCTactttttgttattttttttccCTCTTTGTTTCTGGTTTACCAACTAATGTTAAAGTATATATCCTTTTTGATACAGTTTTCATTATATCCTATCTTAGAAAtttgatgtgatttgattgcaAGTGGAGGATGTTTTATTGAGTGAAGGGACTAAGATTCGATTTTCGACGGAACTTCAATTTCCGACCAAAGAAGTTTGGTCGTCCATAATCCGTGCAATGCACGGTTAATAAAATCACTGCACATGCATATTAATTTGAatttttcagaaaaaaataaataatgtGGACTCCGTTAAATTTTTTTGGAAAACAAAGCAGCTAAAATTGCTCATTAAAATTTTCATTCAATGGCCACCATTGGCCAAGCAGTTGTTTTTGTTAATTCTTGTTTTGCAAATTCGCTCTATATACATTTTGTACAAGAAATTTCTAAAATGTAAATTCTGGGTTGCGATTTCTCGGTCTCTCCTGTCCGGAGAGCCGAGAAATAAAGAGATTATTATTTTTCTGCGAATAATAACAATCTCTAATCTGGTTTTTATCTCAATTTTATTCCTAAATGATGTATTTGTTTTCTTGTTTAAGTCAAAAATGGAAAGATGGTGTTGATTATAGTGATGATGATTCAGCTCAATTTCCAGGttttttatttcatattttattttttattccCATTTTTCATTGTTATTTCATAAACGTAATTCACATTAGAAATGCTAGAATTTCTGAAAACGTTTCCGGAAACGTTTCAAATGCTGATCGGTCAATGATGCTATTGCTTATTCTCTCGTAAATGAAACTGACCATGTAACATGTCTTATGTGAACATTTTTGGGATCCTATGTAGCGTTACTCTTTAAATTCTTATGCAATGGAGATTTGTTTATTCT
The sequence above is drawn from the Apium graveolens cultivar Ventura chromosome 2, ASM990537v1, whole genome shotgun sequence genome and encodes:
- the LOC141709065 gene encoding uncharacterized protein LOC141709065; the protein is MGKASSSPPEISPEITPRKKKKGRPSFADLQKRNQSKHDQKPPSFSSSPNSSRRSRRNASPELADDDDDERKEKKVKLVVRLPQSNYQQKNEQHFDSLTRSTSSFSEDEEDDGENLEAAVKKRKINAVNDRSGDNDQEVKVEKATDPPDGSPLGSGPTTTPLPDKKLLVFILDRLQKKDTYGVFSEPVDPNELPDYHEIIENPMDFGTLRRKLDAGSYSNLEQLEADVLLICSNAMQYNSSDTVYFRQARSILELAKRDFENLRHEGDDGELRPKVVRRGRPPSKHLKKPPISTSVDRTVPEISSGAALATLEEPTNGSGPSGAGSGPSGTYNLRRAPASYKFHTTDGSSHRSRNGENYSEWLADWNDEFPASILRADMKYGKRLVLIDETRRETYKQFHPSTFCREPSLLSDLNGDTKQLMPVGLHMEHSYARSLARFAADLGPVAWKIASKKLESVLPPGVKFGPGYVGENEASAPSPFFSFDKHQSSSSLACDGNKSRPVTPPTSVVNIVTTSGFQDKDNLVEIDRKISSQNNMAVQQGTPVSGIKPGGPGQSFHTPNKIAFQAERNGFNSVFGYNFPSQMGLVRPGMLAAHSGPEEAQLPSMAPICDSTSTPITSANHVDLAEQKGSEDVRTSHSGFSPAPKIESDQYTVAEGKPSWQAVTSHSRQYSQPVQPDLNVQLQAPSSPSSGLKIGSPQQPDLALQL